A single window of Coleofasciculus sp. FACHB-1120 DNA harbors:
- the rbfA gene encoding 30S ribosome-binding factor RbfA: MATSRRVSRVAALIKREISQMLLTEVKDDRVGAGMVSVTDVDVSGDLQHAKIFVSIYGTEEAKVETMAGLKAATGFVRSELGQRLGLRRTPELMFQEDRSLERGDRILTLLNQLNQDRPAESVEEEDIVEAED, from the coding sequence ATGGCTACAAGTCGCCGCGTTTCTCGCGTTGCCGCACTGATAAAACGCGAAATCAGCCAAATGCTGCTAACCGAAGTCAAAGATGATCGCGTGGGTGCTGGCATGGTTAGCGTCACCGATGTGGATGTGTCAGGCGACCTGCAACACGCTAAAATCTTCGTCAGCATCTATGGCACCGAGGAAGCAAAGGTAGAAACGATGGCTGGGTTAAAAGCAGCAACTGGCTTTGTCCGCAGCGAACTCGGTCAACGATTGGGGCTGCGTCGGACGCCAGAGTTAATGTTTCAGGAAGATCGTTCTCTGGAAAGAGGCGATCGCATCTTGACTTTGCTGAATCAGCTCAATCAAGACCGTCCGGCTGAGAGTGTGGAAGAAGAAGACATCGTTGAGGCAGAAGATTGA
- a CDS encoding glycoside hydrolase family 3 N-terminal domain-containing protein, with product MAELLPEWESLSLAEQVAQMVVVRASGYLFDHQIQYPEWEPPAAVLQHWVQDLGVGGVILLGGSAGELALRSQQLQDWAKIPLLIAADIEEGVGQRFSGATWFPPPMAIGAVFRKDASLALEYAEQMGGIIASEALAIGINWVLAPVVDVNNNPSNPVINVRAFGETPEEVTQLASAFIRGAKAYPVLTTAKHFPGHGDTTVDSHLDLPVLSHSSARLAEIELLPFQEAIGAGTASGIDAVMSAHLLIPAWDAERPATLSHPILTQLLRQQLGFEGLIVTDALVMGAIANRYGANEAPVLAVEAGADILLMPVDPAGAIQAVCDAVAQGRISETRIRASVERIWTAKRQVQPDTAQPPVEASAIAPEVQQAPSAFPPHLLQLAQPHALATAANIVRESLVVHGETPLRPSQGNLRNLIVVDDTLNCDFLDRQTPAVALPKQHGYQLQLLDPHTTLIPGWVFYHKSGLDAQPTLLQLFIRGNPFRGSAGLTPLAQDLFKKLLEKSELQALVIYGSPYLLEQFLPHLPPHIPCVFSYGQIPAAQAIALEVLFGSPSLRI from the coding sequence GTGGCAGAGTTGCTGCCTGAGTGGGAATCTCTCTCTCTGGCAGAACAGGTAGCGCAAATGGTCGTGGTACGGGCGTCAGGCTACCTGTTCGACCACCAAATTCAGTATCCAGAGTGGGAACCACCGGCGGCCGTTCTGCAACACTGGGTGCAGGATTTGGGCGTCGGGGGTGTAATTTTGTTGGGAGGCAGTGCTGGAGAATTAGCGCTGCGATCGCAACAACTCCAAGACTGGGCAAAAATCCCCTTGCTGATCGCGGCTGATATTGAAGAAGGTGTCGGGCAACGATTTTCTGGGGCAACTTGGTTTCCGCCACCGATGGCTATCGGGGCAGTGTTCCGGAAAGATGCCTCTCTTGCCTTGGAATACGCCGAACAAATGGGAGGCATCATCGCCTCGGAAGCCCTAGCGATTGGCATCAACTGGGTGCTTGCGCCGGTTGTGGATGTGAATAACAATCCCAGTAATCCAGTGATTAACGTCCGGGCGTTTGGCGAAACCCCAGAGGAAGTGACTCAACTGGCGTCTGCTTTCATCCGGGGGGCGAAAGCTTATCCGGTGTTAACGACTGCTAAGCATTTTCCCGGACATGGCGATACGACGGTGGATTCCCATCTAGATTTGCCCGTCTTGTCCCATTCCTCGGCACGACTGGCTGAGATTGAGTTACTGCCGTTTCAAGAAGCGATCGGCGCGGGTACCGCCTCCGGTATAGATGCCGTGATGAGTGCCCATCTCCTGATCCCGGCTTGGGATGCCGAACGCCCCGCCACGCTTTCCCACCCGATTTTGACTCAACTGCTACGGCAACAGCTAGGATTTGAGGGATTAATTGTTACCGATGCGTTGGTGATGGGAGCGATCGCCAACCGCTATGGAGCCAATGAAGCCCCTGTCTTAGCCGTCGAAGCCGGTGCGGATATTTTGCTGATGCCAGTCGATCCTGCCGGTGCTATCCAAGCGGTGTGTGATGCAGTGGCACAGGGACGCATTTCAGAGACACGAATTCGTGCCTCTGTTGAGCGTATCTGGACGGCTAAGCGCCAAGTCCAACCAGATACAGCACAGCCGCCCGTAGAGGCAAGCGCGATCGCGCCTGAAGTCCAACAAGCGCCTTCTGCATTCCCACCTCATCTCCTCCAACTGGCTCAACCACACGCCCTCGCCACAGCTGCCAACATCGTGCGGGAGTCCCTAGTCGTTCATGGCGAAACCCCTTTGCGTCCCAGTCAGGGGAACTTACGCAACTTAATCGTGGTGGATGACACCCTGAATTGTGATTTTCTCGATCGACAGACACCGGCTGTGGCTCTGCCAAAACAGCACGGCTATCAACTCCAACTGCTCGATCCCCACACCACCTTAATTCCTGGCTGGGTGTTTTATCATAAATCGGGTCTGGATGCCCAACCGACCCTACTCCAGCTCTTCATCCGTGGGAATCCTTTCCGAGGCAGTGCTGGCTTGACGCCCTTGGCTCAGGACTTGTTTAAAAAACTATTAGAAAAGTCCGAACTCCAAGCGCTAGTCATTTACGGTAGTCCTTATCTTCTAGAGCAGTTTCTCCCCCATCTGCCCCCCCATATCCCTTGCGTGTTTTCTTACGGGCAGATCCCAGCGGCTCAGGCGATCGCTCTGGAAGTTTTATTCGGCTCCCCAAGTCTCCGTATCTAG
- a CDS encoding DUF4327 family protein, with protein MTADTMALKSSVRYSIDVLQEEARHLVEKGIVTRQQPIYVLCQYIPAREWVCVECELERCNILLRDRISDLMGQEHWEND; from the coding sequence ATGACTGCTGATACAATGGCGCTTAAATCATCTGTTCGATACTCCATCGACGTTCTTCAAGAAGAAGCCCGTCACTTGGTAGAAAAGGGAATTGTGACTCGACAGCAACCTATCTACGTTCTGTGCCAGTACATCCCTGCACGGGAGTGGGTTTGCGTTGAGTGTGAATTAGAAAGATGCAATATCTTACTCCGCGATCGCATCAGCGATCTGATGGGGCAAGAACATTGGGAAAACGATTGA
- a CDS encoding cation diffusion facilitator family transporter gives MVADNRSAVRKVLIITLLLNLFVMTLKAVLGSWTGSLSLLADALHSVTDSANNILGLIASRFSSPQPDRDHPYGHQKFEGVGALGIAAFLGIACFEILQGAIERILSGGKPVIISPSELWLLLIVLGINIFVTFYERHVGQQVGSPILIADAQHTMSDVWVTIAVLAGLIGVWQGQIFNLPQLQWLDIVLSFPVALLVFRSGWNVIKENLPWLVDEMAIAPEAIHGIVTQVPGVINCHEIASRGVVGRQVFIEMHLIVDAIDVETAHQITEEVENLLEERFSPVRILIHIEPPAYQSDQITYETESKSR, from the coding sequence GTGGTAGCAGATAACCGCTCGGCAGTGCGTAAGGTTTTAATCATTACCCTACTGCTCAATCTGTTCGTAATGACGTTGAAGGCAGTGCTGGGGTCGTGGACGGGTTCTCTCAGCTTGCTAGCGGATGCCTTGCATAGCGTCACCGATAGCGCCAACAACATTTTGGGATTAATTGCCAGCCGATTTTCTTCACCCCAGCCTGATCGGGATCATCCTTACGGACACCAGAAATTTGAAGGCGTGGGAGCGTTAGGAATTGCCGCATTCTTAGGAATTGCCTGCTTTGAAATTTTGCAAGGCGCAATTGAACGAATCCTTAGCGGCGGTAAACCTGTAATTATTTCCCCTTCAGAGCTGTGGTTGCTGCTGATTGTACTGGGCATAAATATTTTTGTCACGTTCTACGAGCGCCATGTTGGGCAGCAGGTAGGCAGCCCCATTTTGATTGCAGATGCCCAGCACACCATGAGCGATGTTTGGGTAACGATCGCGGTTTTGGCAGGGTTAATAGGCGTCTGGCAAGGACAGATATTCAATCTCCCGCAACTTCAGTGGTTGGATATCGTTCTCTCCTTTCCGGTTGCCTTGTTGGTGTTTCGCAGTGGTTGGAACGTGATCAAAGAAAATTTGCCCTGGCTAGTCGATGAGATGGCGATCGCGCCCGAAGCTATTCATGGGATTGTTACCCAAGTCCCAGGAGTGATTAACTGTCACGAAATTGCTTCTAGAGGTGTTGTCGGGCGTCAGGTGTTCATCGAAATGCACTTGATTGTAGATGCCATTGATGTAGAAACTGCCCACCAAATTACAGAAGAAGTCGAGAACCTCTTAGAAGAAAGATTTAGCCCCGTACGAATTTTGATTCACATCGAGCCACCTGCTTACCAATCCGATCAAATTACCTACGAAACAGAATCAAAATCTAGGTAG
- a CDS encoding DUF751 family protein codes for MFDGFWENISRYPRYFVTIILGVFFYTFGWLKPLLQNRISAIALISFLVAALTFITLTLRAMLGVSPI; via the coding sequence ATGTTTGATGGCTTTTGGGAAAATATCTCTCGCTACCCCCGCTACTTTGTCACTATTATCCTAGGGGTATTCTTTTATACCTTTGGATGGTTGAAACCGCTGCTCCAAAATCGAATCAGCGCGATCGCTTTAATTAGCTTCCTGGTGGCAGCCTTAACTTTTATTACCCTAACCCTACGGGCGATGCTGGGAGTGAGTCCGATTTAG